The following proteins are co-located in the Penaeus vannamei isolate JL-2024 chromosome 34, ASM4276789v1, whole genome shotgun sequence genome:
- the LOC113818319 gene encoding prismalin-14: MIARSITLALMVVVALSALALAIPAPEAEADAKANRRFFFGHGLGGFGGGFGGFGGYGGYGGYGHGYGFGYRPYGFGHFG, encoded by the exons atg ATCGCTCGTAGCATCACTCTGGCCCTGATGGTGGTCGTGGCCCTGTCTGCCTTGGCACTGGCCATTCCCGCACCCGAGGCCGAGGCCGACGCCAAGGCCAACAGGAGATTCTTCTTCGGACATGGATTGGGTGGATTCGGCGGCGGCTTCGGTGGATTTGGTGGATATGGAGGATATGGAGGATACGGACATGGATACGGCTTTGGATACAGGCCCTATGGATTTGGACACTTTGGCTAA
- the LOC113818321 gene encoding prismalin-14-like (The sequence of the model RefSeq protein was modified relative to this genomic sequence to represent the inferred CDS: added 3 bases not found in genome assembly) → MIARSITLALMVVVALSALALAIPAPEAEADAKANRRFFFGHGLGGFGGGFGGFGGYGGYGGYGHGYGFGYRPYGFGHFG, encoded by the coding sequence ATCGCTCGTAGCATCACTCTGGCCCTGATGGTGGTCGTGGCCCTGTCTGCCTTGGCACTGGCCATTCCCGCACCCGAGGCCGAGGCCGACGCCAAGGCCAACAGGAGATTCTTCTTCGGACATGGATTGGGTGGATTCGGCGGCGGCTTCGGTGGATTTGGTGGATATGGAGGATATGGAGGATACGGACATGGATACGGCTTTGGATACAGGCCCTATGGATTTGGACACTTTGGCTAA
- the LOC113805170 gene encoding neuropeptide-like protein 31, whose product MMRHGLFLALALMAAALLALAEAGPLPEAEAEAEAHRRWGYGGYGLGFGGYGHGYGHGYGHGGYGHGYGGYGGYGHGYGGYGHGLGHGHYHYFG is encoded by the exons ATG ATGAGACACGGATTGTTCCTGGCGCTGGCACTGATGGCGGCGGCGCTGCTGGCACTGGCGGAGGCCGGGCCGCTGCCTGAGGCCGAGGCCGAGGCGGAGGCACACAGGAGGTGGGGATACGGCGGGTACGGCCTCGGCTTTGGTGGATACGGCCACGGGTATGGTCACGGATATGGCCATGGTGGGTATGGTCATGGATATGGTGGCTACGGTGGATATGGCCATGGCTATGGTGGATATGGCCACGGACTCGGACAcggccattatcattacttcggATAG
- the LOC113805240 gene encoding acanthoscurrin-1 codes for MVTRACTVLLLAATASLALSGASASPFPEAEASPTKYGLSFGGVGKYASYGGHGGHGGHGGHGAHGHDDYGPYVGHGYYDFYGGLDKFGGLGYGKGGLFDKFGGYGGKGGLFDKFEGYAGFDPYGKGGLFNKFGGYGGGYGGGYGGGYGGPGKFGGHGLLGFYPFLGYYPFYG; via the exons ATG GTGACCCGCGCGTGCACCGTCCTCCTGCTGGCGGCGACGGCCTCCCTGGCGCTCTCTGGGGCCTCGGCGAGTCCCTTCCCCGAGGCCGAGGCGAGCCCGACCAAGTACGGCTTGAGCTTCGGTGGCGTCGGGAAGTACGCCAGTTATGGTGGTCACGGTGGGCATGGTGGTCATGGTGGGCACGGAGCCCACGGCCATGACGACTACGGCCCATATGTAGGCCACGGGTATTACGATTTTTATGGGGGACTTGACAAATTTGGCGGCCTTGGGTATGGCAAGGGTGGGTTATTTGACAAGTTTGGCGGCTATGGAGGCAAGGGTGGGTTATTTGACAAGTTTGAAGGGTATGCAGGCTTTGACCCATATGGCAAGGGAGGGTTATTTAACAAGTTTGGCGGGTATGGCGGTGGGTATGGAGGCGGGTATGGCGGTGGGTATGGAGGTCCTGGAAAATTTGGCGGTCACGGTCTGCTAGGATTCTACCCGTTTTTGGGATACTACCCGTTCTATGGATGA
- the LOC113805180 gene encoding protein suex-1 — protein sequence MKHGVFLALLVALALVALALAGPLPEAAAAAVPSANPAAAPEAKAEAAPEADPHRRRWFGRGRRFGYGGYGLGIGIGFGHGGYGGYGHGGYGHGGYGHGGYGHYGHGGYGHGFGHGYGHGHGYGYHRPHYHYG from the coding sequence ATGAAGCACGGTGTTTTCCTGGCGCTGCTCGTGGCCTTGGCCCTCGTGGCTCTGGCGCTGGCCGGCCCGCTGCccgaggccgccgccgccgccgtgccCAGCGCCAACCCTGCTGCCGCGCCCGAGGCCAAGGCGGAGGCCGCGCCCGAGGCCGACCCGCACCGCAGGCGCTGGTTCGGGCGGGGGCGGCGGTTCGGCTACGGCGGATATGGCCTCGGGATTGGCATTGGATTTGGCCACGGTGGGTATGGCGGATATGGCCATGGCGGATACGGTCATGGCGGATATGGCCATGGCGGATACGGCCATTACGGCCACGGCGGATACGGCCACGGATTCGGCCATGGTTATGGGCACGGCCATGGCTATGGCTACCACAGGCCTCATTACCACTATGGTTAA